From Rutidosis leptorrhynchoides isolate AG116_Rl617_1_P2 chromosome 3, CSIRO_AGI_Rlap_v1, whole genome shotgun sequence, a single genomic window includes:
- the LOC139895879 gene encoding ATP synthase small subunit 6, mitochondrial-like, with product MRKFDPWGVFFKREFERNWPFLVGFAVTGTIITKFSLGLTEEDRKNSTFAQRHKK from the exons ATGAGGAAGTTCGATCCATGGGGTGTATTTTTCAAGCGGGAGTTTGAAAGGAACTGGCCGTTCCTCGTTGGATTTGCCGTCACCGGCACTATCATCACCAAGTTTTCTCTCGGTCTCACCG AGGAAGACCGCAAGAACTCTACTTTTGCTCAGAGGCACAAGAAGTAA
- the LOC139899607 gene encoding LRR receptor-like serine/threonine-protein kinase EFR, whose translation MNSRQPTCLSFSSLIVFLYYSLVIFLTTNATISSSYHHGNETDHLALLSFKSLITLDPYGALTSWNTSFHFCDWNGVTCGKRHKRVTALRLDSQGLEGSLSPHVGNLSFLRELWLRNNSFQKTIPHELGRLFRLRVIRLDSNKFSGVIPANLSGCLNLETFVLGSNELVGSIPKYISLLPKLTILVMQYNRLEGGLPSFLGNITSLEALSLVENPVGGSIPDTFGQLNNLKEIYLGGCNLTGTIPLSIYNLSLLTILTLPGNQLTGSLPPAIGTMLPHLTELQLRENQLIGLLPPSISNCSKLTILEMGNNSFSGKLTIDFSKLRDIYYISLHYNQFGTAEMDEMKFIDSLNNCSKLEFLELSYCNFEGAIPRSIGNLSYQLSFLNLQGNKLYGNLPSSIGNLVGLTDLSLGFNRLTGNIPSTIGMLQNLQSGWLNENQFSGSIPDAIGNLSGISVLVLSSNKLEGVIPSSLGNCYRIQALFLDNNRLSGKIPKQILQLPSLSILLALSQNNLSGSLPSEVGDLKMLSSLHLSNNYLSGNIPSSLSGCNSLSYLYINDNLFHGTLPPSLSSMRGLVELDVSHNNLSGQIPRFLDGFSLQALNLSFNDFEGEVPSKGVFANASDFSITGNTKLCGGLLELGLPKCKGKNKHKRRIPVFVIVLMIVSMLLVVSCIVYVLFKKKRKDQPSQSTTNEQFMKVSFDQLLKATDGFSEANLIGKGGSSSVYKGVLEHDDRFVAVKVLHLQIQGAYKNFIRECEAWRRIRHRNLLKIITSCSSVDFQGNDFKALVYEFMPNGSLQDWLHSKVHASRLSILQRINVLIDIASALDYLHNFCVPAIIHCDLKPSNILLDDDMLAHVGDFGLARFLGTDSYLNSSSVVKGTIGYAPPEYGLGSEMSSSGDIYSFGILLLEVMTGKNPTHDIFNEGLSLHKFVSIALVNHAVTDVTDNDAISLQSTEEDVKKVEECLASTLKIGLSCSTDSPTQRMKIENVVRKLHHIKDALQNIQGYQ comes from the exons ATGAACTCAAGGCAACCAACTTGCTTATCATTTTCCTCTCTCATTGTTTTCCTATATTATAGTCTTGTTATATTTCTTACTACTAATGCCACCATCTCATCTTCGTATCATCATGGAAATGAGACAGATCACCTGGCCTTGTTGTCTTTCAAGTCACTCATCACTCTTGATCCTTATGGAGCTCTTACCTCATGGAACACTTCCTTCCATTTCTGTGACTGGAATGGTGTTACATGTGGGAAGCGCCACAAAAGAGTAACTGCTTTACGGTTGGATTCACAAGGGCTAGAAGGATCATTGTCTCCTCATGTAGGAAACCTCAGCTTCCTTCGTGAGCTTTGGCTCAGGAACAATAGTTTTCAGAAAACCATACCCCATGAACTCGGTCGTTTGTTCAGGTTACGTGTTATTCGTCTTGACAGCAACAAGTTTAGTGGAGTCATTCCAGCTAACTTGTCAGGTTGTTTGAACCTTGAAACGTTTGTGCTTGGTAGTAATGAGCTAGTTGGAAGCATACCCAAGTATATCAGTCTCTTACCGAAACTAACTATATTAGTAATGCAATATAACCGTCTAGAAGGGGGACTTCCATCTTTCTTAGGAAATATTACATCATTGGAAGCGCTCTCCCTCGTGGAAAATCCGGTTGGTGGAAGCATTCCAGACACCTTTGGCCAGTTGAATAACTTAAAAGAAATATACTTAGGTGGCTGTAACTTAACTGGTACCATCCCTCTTTCCATTTATAACCTTTCACTCCTAACTATATTAACTTTGCCTGGGAATCAGCTCACTGGCAGTCTTCCTCCGGCCATAGGTACAATGTTACCTCATCTGACCGAACTTCAATTAAGAGAGAACCAACTAATTGGGCTTCTTCCTCCCTCCATATCTAATTGTTCTAAATTAACAATACTTGAAATGGGTAACAATAGTTTTAGTGGGAAGTTGACAATCGACTTCTCAAAACTAagagatatatattatatatccttGCATTATAATCAATTTGGAACTGCAGAAATGGATGAAATGAAGTTTATTGATTCTTTGAATAACTGCAGCAAATTAGAGTTTTTGGAACTGAGCTATTGCAATTTTGAAGGAGCAATTCCAAGGTCAATTGGTAATCTTTCATATCAATTATCGTTTCTAAACTTACAAGGAAATAAATTATATGGAAACCTCCCCTCGAGTATAGGTAATCTAGTTGGCTTGACTGATTTAAGTTTAGGTTTTAATAGGTTGACTGGAAATATCCCGTCTACAATAGGAATGCTTCAAAACTTACAATCTGGATGGTTGAATGAAAACCAATTTTCAGGGTCAATTCCTGATGCCATTGGGAACTTGTCAGGGATCAGTGTACTTGTTTTAAGTTCCAACAAACTAGAAGGGGTGATTCCATCAAGTCTAGGAAATTGTTATCGCATTCAGGCGTTATTTCTTGATAACAATAGACTAAGTGGAAAAATACCAAAACAAATTCTTCAACTTCCATCTCTATCCATATTATTGGCTCTTTCTCAAAACAACTTATCTGGCTCACTTCCATCAGAGGTCGGAGACCTCAAGATGCTCTCTTCTCTACATTTATCTAATAATTATCTATCAGGTAACATTCCTAGTAGTCTTAGTGGTTGTAATAGCCTTTCATACTTGTACATCAACGACAACTTATTTCATGGTACGTTACCACCATCATTAAGTTCCATGAGGGGATTGGTGGAACTCGATGTTTCTCATAATAATTTATCAGGCCAAATTCCTCGATTCTTGGATGGGTTTTCATTACAGGCATTAAACCTGTCATTTAATGATTTTGAGGGTGAAGTACCGTCGAAAGGAGTGTTTGCCAATGCAAGTGACTTCTCTATCACGGGGAATACGAAGCTTTGTGGCGGGTTGCTAGAACTTGGGTTACCAAAATGCAAGGGGAAGAATAAACATAAAAGAAGAATTCCGGTGTTTGTAATAGTCTTAATGATTGTTTCTATGCTTTTGGTTGTATCATGTATTGTGTATGTTTTGTTTAAAAAGAAGAGAAAAGACCAACCGTCTCAATCAACGACAAATGAACAATTTATGAAAGTTTCCTTCGATCAACTTCTTAAGGCTACTGATGGCTTCTCCGAAGCCAATTTGATTGGCAAGGGTGGGTCCAGCTCTGTCTATAAAGGAGTTCTTGAACATGATGATAGATTTGTTGCAGTGAAAGTCTTGCATCTCCAAATTCAAGGAGCTTACAAAAACTTTATAAGAGAATGTGAAGCATGGCGAAGGATTCGACATAGGAATCTATTAAAGATAATAACTTCGTGTTCAAGTGTTGACTTTCAAGGCAATGATTTCAAAGCTTTGGTTTATGAGTTCATGCCCAATGGAAGCTTGCAAGATTGGCTACATTCAAAAGTACATGCATCCAGACTAAGCATTCTTCAAAGAATAAATGTTCTCATTGACATTGCATCCGCACTTGATTATCTTCATAATTTTTGTGTACCGGCCATTATTCACTGTGACTTGAAGCCTAGCAACATTCTATTGGATGATGATATGTTGGCCCACGTTGGAGACTTTGGTCTAGCTCGATTTCTTGGAACAGATTCATATCTAAACAGTTCATCTGTGGTGAAAGGAACAATTGGTTATGCACCTCCAG AGTATGGTCTTGGGAGTGAGATGAGTAGCAGCGGAGATATCTACAGTTTTGGAATACTATTATTGGAGGTGATGACCGGGAAAAATCCGACACATGATATCTTTAATGAAGGCCTTAGCCTTCATAAATTTGTTTCCATAGCCTTGGTGAACCATGCAGTAACTGATGTGACGGATAATGATGCAATTTCTTTGCAAAGTACAGAAGAAGACGTAAAGAAAGTGGAGGAATGTTTGGCTTCAACTCTTAAGATTGGATTGTCTTGCTCTACGGATTCCCCAACACAGCGTATGAAAATTGAAAATGTTGTCCGTAAATTGCACCATATTAAGGATGCCCTTCAAAATATTCAAG GTTATCAGTAA
- the LOC139895880 gene encoding histidinol dehydrogenase, chloroplastic-like: MSVVAYSQLAFTQSPNSLCFRSLRQSTVGPFGALASRKLLFNGRIRFLPVPLIKTVNCAMKSYKLCDLTPTEVDNLKARPRINFSSIFSTVQPIVDDVRNRGDDAVIEYTSRFDKVKLEKIIENVNELPDPELDEAVRESFDVAYSNIYAFHAAQKPVEKVVENMEGVRCKRVARSISSVGLYVPGGTAVLPSTALMLAIPAQIAGCKTVVLATPPSSDGSICKEVLYCAKKAGVTHILKAGGAQAIAAMAWGTSSCPKAEKIYGPGNQYVTAAKMILQNSEAMVSIDMPAGPSEVLVIADKYASPVHIAADLLSQAEHGPDSQVVLVIAGDGVDINAIDEEITKQCNSLPRGEYALKALSHSFTVFARDMVEAVTFSNLYAPEHLIINVKDADKWESFIENAGSVFLGQWTPESVGDYASGTNHVLPTYGYARMYSGVSLDSFLKYITVQSLTEEGLAKLGPHVATMAEVEGLDAHKRAVTLRLADIKARQVV; encoded by the exons ATGTCTGTTGTAGCATATAGTCAACTGGCTTTCACTCAGAGCCCTAATTCACTTTGTTTTCGTTCTTTACGCCAATCCACGGTTGGCCCCTTCGGAGCTCTAGCATCCAG GAAATTGTTATTTAACGGTCGCATACGTTTTTTACCAG TGCCCCTTATTAAAACAGTTAATTGTGCAATGAAATCGTATAAGTTATGTGACCTAACACCAACAGAGGTTGATAATCTTAAAGCTCGGCCACGAATAAATTTCTCGTCCATTTTCAGTACG GTCCAGCCCATTGTTGATGATGTTCGTAACCGAGGTGATGATGCTGTTATAGA ATATACTTCACGATTTGACAAAGTTAAATTAGAAAAGATAATTGAAAATGTCAACGAACTTCCAGATCCAGAG CTTGATGaagctgttcgtgaatcgtttgatgTGGCATACAGCAACATCTATGCATTTCATGCTGCACAAAAACCAGTTGAGAAAGTTGTTGAGAACATGGAA GGTGTGAGATGCAAACGAGTAGCAAGGAGCATATCTTCCGTTGGTCTGTATGTTCCAGGAGGGACTGCAGTTCTACCTTCGACAGCTCTTATGCTTGCTATT CCAGCACAGATTGCTGGATGTAAAACTGTAGTGCTCGCTACTCCTCCTTCTAGTGATGGCAGCATCTGCAAG GAGGTACTGTATTGTGCGAAAAAAGCTGGAGTAACCCACATTCTTAAAGCTGGAGGAGCTCAG GCAATTGCTGCCATGGCATGGGGAACATCATCTTGTCCTAAG GCTGAGAAGATATATGGACCTGGAAATCAATACGTGACAGCTGCAAAAATGATTCTCCAA aaCAGCGAGGCAATGGTCTCTATTGACATGCCTGCGGGACCCTCGGAAGTGCTTGTCATTGCTGATAAATATGCTAGTCCTGTTCACATCGCTGCAGATCTACTTTCTCAG GCAGAGCATGGGCCCGACAGCCAGGTGGTTTTGGTGATTGCAGGTGACGGTGTAGATATTAATGCAATTGATGAAGAAATTACTAAGCAATGTAACAGTCTCCCGAGAGGAGAATATGCTTTAAAAGCTCTTAGCCACAGCTTCACTGTGTTTGCACGTGATATGGTTGAg GCAGTTACATTTTCCAACTTGTATGCACCCGAACATCTCATCATTAATGTTAAAGATGCTGACAAGTGGGAGAGCTTTATAGAAAATGCAG GCTCCGTATTTTTAGGGCAGTGGACTCCTGAGAGCGTGGGAGACTATGCTAGCGGAACGAACCATGTTCTTCCAACTTATGGATATGCACGTATGTACAGTGGGGTATCTCTTGATTCTTTTTTGAAGTACATAACAGTTCAGTCTTTGACAGAAGAAGGGCTCGCAAAACTTGGTCCTCATGTGGCAACCATGGCTGAGGTTGAAGGTTTAGATGCTCATAAGAGAGCTGTAACTCTTCGACTTGCAGACATCAAAGCAAGACAGGTTGTGTGA